The genomic segment CGAGCTGCACGACGTGGTGGCACACCACGTCAGCGTGATGGGGGTGCTCGCCACCGGGGCACGGCGCAGCCTGACCCGGGACCCCGCCGCGGCCACCGAGGCGTTGGGCAGCATCGAGCAGACCGGGCGGACCACGCTGCGCGAACTGCGCCGCCTGCTCGACGTGCTGCGCAACGACGAGGAACCCGCCGCCGAGTCCGACGCGCTGGCCCCGGCGCCGGGGCTGCCGGCGATCGCGAACCTGGTCGAGTCGGTACGGCGGGCCGGGCTCCCGGTCGACGTGCAGCTCGACGGCGAGCCGTACCCGGTCGACGCCGGGATCGGTCTCGCCGTGTACCGGCTGATCCAGGAGGCGCTGACGAACGCGGTGAAGCATGCCGGGCCGGCCAGCGCGCAGGTACGGCTGGGGTTCGGACCGAGCGCGCTGAGCGTGGAGGTGTTCGACACCGGCCGCGGGCCCGCCGCGGACGCCACCCGCCGCGGTGGGCACGGCCTGGTCGGGATGCGCGAGCGCGTCGCGCTCTACGGCGGGGAGCTTGTCACCGGCCCCGGCCGGGCGGCGGTTTCCGGGTGTACGCGAGGATTCCCATGGACACTCTGGAAGGGCTGTCGCGGCTGCCCGGAGCCGGCGG from the Actinocatenispora thailandica genome contains:
- a CDS encoding sensor histidine kinase — protein: MAALGSVRRRLAPGALPVDAILAAVVLLVYLLVLALAPESAGTRLTPAVAVWSVLGVLPIAARRRWPGPSVLATLLLMLPGLAWPVAMQTQGLAVIVLTYRAAARLPWRRAAPTFLALWPASMLVGAVHRSSASAVLFGLLVDVLIAMICFVLGQYQRTRRAYLQALEARAVEAERNQRVLAGQAVAEERRRIARELHDVVAHHVSVMGVLATGARRSLTRDPAAATEALGSIEQTGRTTLRELRRLLDVLRNDEEPAAESDALAPAPGLPAIANLVESVRRAGLPVDVQLDGEPYPVDAGIGLAVYRLIQEALTNAVKHAGPASAQVRLGFGPSALSVEVFDTGRGPAADATRRGGHGLVGMRERVALYGGELVTGPGRAAVSGCTRGFPWTLWKGCRGCPEPAGGRR